The proteins below come from a single Streptomyces sp. SCSIO 75703 genomic window:
- a CDS encoding O-methyltransferase, whose product MSESQVWDDVDAYVHEHLAPDDDVLAAALRDSDAAGLPPIAVTAAQGKLLHLLAGVQGARNILEIGTLGGYSTIWMARALPADGRLVTLEYSPLHAEVAGRNIARAGLEGVVDVRVGPALESLPRLADENPPPFDLVFVDADKGNNTRYLEWALRLTRAGSLIVVDNVVRGGKVADPDDTTEGVRGSRAALEMIGSHPRLTGTAIQTVGAKGYDGFALARVLA is encoded by the coding sequence ATGAGCGAGTCGCAGGTCTGGGACGACGTCGACGCCTACGTCCACGAGCACCTGGCGCCGGACGACGACGTCCTCGCCGCCGCGCTCAGGGACAGTGACGCGGCCGGCCTGCCGCCGATCGCCGTCACCGCCGCGCAGGGCAAGCTGCTCCACCTGCTGGCCGGGGTCCAGGGCGCCCGCAACATCCTGGAGATCGGCACGCTCGGCGGCTACAGCACCATCTGGATGGCCCGCGCCCTGCCCGCCGACGGCCGCCTGGTCACCCTGGAGTACAGCCCGCTGCACGCCGAGGTCGCCGGGCGCAACATCGCCCGCGCCGGGCTGGAGGGGGTGGTCGACGTCCGGGTGGGCCCCGCGCTGGAGTCGCTGCCGAGGCTCGCCGACGAGAACCCGCCGCCCTTCGACCTCGTCTTCGTCGACGCCGACAAGGGCAACAACACGCGCTACCTGGAGTGGGCGCTGCGCCTCACCCGCGCCGGCAGCCTGATCGTCGTCGACAACGTGGTGCGCGGCGGCAAGGTGGCCGACCCCGACGACACCACCGAGGGGGTACGGGGCTCACGCGCCGCGCTGGAGATGATCGGCAGCCATCCGCGGCTGACCGGCACCGCGATCCAGACCGTCGGCGCCAAGG